One genomic segment of Acinetobacter oleivorans DR1 includes these proteins:
- a CDS encoding TolC family outer membrane protein, translating to MLLTSLHVPVVIYAAKPSEQYHTLKDNLSQLFAPKSSDEFKVAKMQELSNFKLDRSRVQEFPTVQLNDRSAGSYSSLPSSKMTLQEAVKIAIQRNPDISQAISTLAGQNAGIDYAKAGYYPQLSGGITTGDLTSGERGRQLLTLNATQMLYDFGKVKSGVDVEQAKVQVEQANVLVSIDDIALDVAQSIINIQRYLQLNKIAEQQIAGIQRIQEIANLRANAGISSQADPIQAQSYLQAAQSGLIAQQSLLRQYQQHLRTLLGADVSRTGWIISDDLVKQSDLYGEPEFNTIPKMIAAQASVEVAKAQKEQTRLTRYPTLSVKGSLSQAINGRNPNNDKDDGLYSSVMLEASSQFYQGGAVSSQVKMASYAEEAAKSKVNSVYLDVLDQIRTSREQIENKQRQMLVLANRQATTVRTRELYQEQYKLGTRSLVDLLNAEQAIHSANSELETARYDIYNSIVQYISATGRSRQAYDLNNISIQGFEVQP from the coding sequence ATGCTTTTAACTTCATTGCATGTACCTGTGGTGATATATGCTGCTAAACCAAGTGAGCAATATCACACCTTAAAAGACAACTTATCACAGCTTTTTGCCCCAAAAAGTAGTGATGAATTTAAAGTTGCCAAGATGCAAGAGCTGAGTAATTTTAAGTTAGATCGTTCTAGAGTTCAGGAGTTTCCGACTGTTCAACTCAATGATCGATCGGCTGGATCTTATTCAAGTTTGCCATCAAGCAAAATGACTTTGCAGGAAGCGGTGAAAATCGCAATCCAGCGTAACCCTGATATTTCTCAAGCCATTTCTACTTTAGCTGGCCAAAACGCAGGTATTGATTACGCCAAGGCTGGTTATTATCCACAGCTTTCAGGTGGTATCACTACAGGTGACTTGACTAGTGGTGAGCGTGGTAGGCAGTTATTGACCTTAAATGCGACTCAAATGCTCTATGATTTTGGTAAAGTTAAATCAGGTGTAGATGTTGAGCAAGCCAAGGTTCAGGTTGAACAGGCCAATGTGCTGGTCAGCATTGATGATATTGCACTTGATGTTGCACAGTCGATTATCAATATTCAGCGCTATCTTCAATTAAATAAAATTGCCGAGCAGCAAATTGCGGGTATTCAGCGAATTCAGGAAATCGCTAATTTACGTGCAAATGCGGGTATTAGTAGTCAGGCTGACCCGATTCAAGCTCAGTCTTATTTACAAGCTGCCCAGTCTGGTTTGATTGCACAGCAATCTTTATTGCGTCAGTACCAACAACATTTAAGAACATTATTGGGTGCAGATGTCTCGCGCACGGGTTGGATTATTTCAGATGATTTGGTGAAACAATCTGATTTATATGGCGAACCTGAGTTTAATACCATTCCAAAAATGATCGCCGCTCAAGCCAGTGTTGAAGTCGCTAAAGCACAAAAGGAACAGACTCGTTTAACACGTTATCCAACTTTGTCGGTTAAAGGTTCTTTGAGTCAAGCCATCAATGGCAGAAACCCAAACAATGATAAAGATGACGGTCTATATAGTTCAGTCATGCTTGAAGCAAGCAGTCAGTTTTATCAAGGTGGAGCCGTTTCTTCTCAGGTGAAAATGGCAAGTTATGCCGAAGAAGCAGCAAAGTCTAAAGTCAATTCAGTTTATCTGGACGTTCTCGACCAAATTAGAACCAGCCGTGAACAAATTGAAAATAAACAACGTCAAATGTTGGTTTTAGCAAATCGCCAAGCCACTACAGTTCGTACCCGTGAACTTTATCAAGAGCAGTACAAGCTTGGTACACGTTCATTGGTTGACTTACTGAACGCAGAACAAGCCATTCATAGTGCCAACTCAGAACTCGAGACGGCACGTTACGATATCTATAACAGTATTGTTCAGTATATTTCGGCAACAGGACGTTCCCGCCAAGCTTATGACTTAAATAATATTTCAATTCAGGGGTTCGAAGTACAACCATGA